From the Calonectris borealis chromosome 12, bCalBor7.hap1.2, whole genome shotgun sequence genome, one window contains:
- the LOC142087402 gene encoding ankyrin repeat domain-containing protein 11 isoform X5 produces the protein MEVKTYTKNNTITPKKAAHRILSDSSDEEETSVAVGTGEKLRLSTHSILPSSKIREPASTKPQKEKSKVKKKRKKETKSKEVRFGKKNDKFCSSESESENVESEEDDRDSLQSSSCVKDSRLVLKESSLFNSLSASSTSSHGSLASQKHNPNLTEQHSKHWRTDNWKTISSPAWSDVSSLSDSTRTRLTSESDYSSEDSSLESLKPVRKKPEHKKKNTPHNTVSEKKNSFHSNVDGAIPKLDKEGKVVKKHKTKHKHKNKEKGQCPISQDIKIIKTFSFEFEDSKQKPEKGLIVETENPVENKLKVLKHEREHGKKEEKLPKGKAEEKEWLFKDETGKSSKEEKSLRKVKDGSKDMSKSFREGLSKSEKEKPVKEKSPKEEKPRIHKEERKKKSKDKQSKSEKKNELKEEKVSKLEKEKSFKEEKEKCKKEKLYRDESGFDEFNNKNQFPESEDTKFSLSDDQQERWFSDLSSDSSFDFKGEDSWDSPVTDFREIKNDTVAKLIIEPVKEEIKDKKKENKTKEKKEYNEKRNEKDTFLKKKERDYVDKSSEKKKDQTDRHKITPSYLPEKDKKRKDSAESVKERKEKDTGETNKDRKDSSDGSKDRKDTKTKQEEPYRDDFKEYGCETFFKDKSDPEFSGKTLESWERHHSGKEKEKKDAPDKEKKEKVKPEKYKEKSKEGEKEKNEKAAPEKILKDKELDKSFKEKKETKEKYKDLHSKDKERKSSFDQVKEKKEKNFSADREDFSEKKDEKKGKEKSWYSIADIFTDESEDERDDYSLSGFKVSDSAGSEMHRLDSLQEKDDGAAAEKELYPDKHRKYSSDRQHSGEKQKDKDSKEKKKDKGTSEGGKEKKEKSSFEKHKEKKEKDSTEKYKDRKDRTSIDSTQEKKNKQKLPEKVEKKHANDDKVKSKHKEKPDKEHSKEKKSSKGGESEKSLLEKLEEEALNDYRDDSNDKISEISSDSFTDRGQDPGLTSLFESSNLSLTDAAEEKFKDSLPLPCLQDKLKEKERHRHSSSSSKKSHEKEKAKKEKTEKKEKTEEFKDSSSRKDSAHYEKDFSVDGEAFSTSYNMKAEPDEEPEKSIDYLFSEKKDKNDSERELSKKAEKEKTYGSSTISTVKEKKKRDKHKEKWKEEKEKHRDKHADGFFKHHKDEPKSTLKDKDSPQVTTFKDKSKEDNLKFSETKLKEKLKENQEKDKSESIKISNGNEKITLSKDSGKKDTRPREKLLGDGDLMMTSFERMLSQKDLEIEERHKRHKERMKQMEKMRHRSGDPKLKDKLKSSEDARKRSLDLAAKKPLTLDTQLKDKKLKELGPLTPILSPENKAQPAVGTDSKDWITGPQLKEILPASPRPDQNRPTGVPTPASVVSCPSYEEVMQTPRTPSCSNEDYTDLMFECADSQHSLPISTMSMNACSPSFFDRYTNVSSGLPENPSQTPTRTIPSTNLYRSISVDIRRAPEEEFSVGDKFFRQQSVPATSNYDSPVQHLMEEKVPLPSVPAEKFQCLSPGYYSPDYGVSSPKVEALHCAPGAVSGVAQSPESVFSGLQAKSSPSHRDELLAPSVESALPPDLGMPLDTTEEQQATASIMPPEPTYLPPIEENHFSSGMPEQNNIDWDNPPSRNPDPAIPPSLMGNPAEHSVSWSVGSELLMKSPQRFSESPKPPLCSLEPIHPTPVAFIPTDTSYPVSPISYPLSVSEPGLDEVKEDAEEAVPGEIAHAEEQAPYMSPTRLDTFFNNCKPLPEEAPEIPPEPPCMPAEPQAEVVSAPENNYLENNNAAPANTEEAVTWPDPFTNTEDDLDLGPFSLPELPLQPKDVAETEMTEAETVEESPAAASETSAGIIKASASVIASGEPEEPPASQATAVLPVESEPQAEEQKPEVAAQEATSEALNVAEEKGAEDSEAQIFQQTPSESAQTESKEVEAVHEDLSSSGGVAESGSQTCPPPVATAEGSVSQEGAVARGGSQVPSSQADAPPSNAQAEIVEPVQKPVAEAPKPPKIEEIPQRITRNRAQMLANQNKQNAASSEKEFPPVSAPATRAKGRITEEDDSQAQHPRKRRFQRSNQQLQQQINTSTQQTREMIQQTLAAIVDAIKLDDIEPYHSDRSNPYFEYLQIRKKIEEKRKILCYITPQAPQCYAEYVTYTGSYLLDGKPLSKLHIPVIAPPPSLAEPLKELFKQQEAVRGKLRLQHSIEREKLIVSCEQEILRVHCRAARTIANQAVPFSACTMLLDSEVYNMPLENQGDENKSVRDRFNARQFISWLQDVDDKYDRMKTCLLMRQQHEAAALNAVQRMEWQLKVQELDPAGHKSLCVNEVPSFYVPMVDVNDDFVLLPA, from the exons ATGGAAGTGAAAACATATACTAAAAATAACACAATTACACCAAAGAAAGCTGCCCACCGCATCCTGTCGGACAGCTCGGACGAGGAGGAGACCAGCGTTGCTGTGGGGACGGGGGAGAAGCTGCGACTTTCGACCCACTCGATATTGCCCAGCAGCAAGATTCGGGAGCCCGCCAGCACAAAACCgcagaaggagaaaagcaaagtaaaaaagaagCGGAAGAAGGAGACGAAAAGCAAAGAGGTTCGGTTTggcaaaaaaaatgacaaattttgtTCCTCTGAATCAGAGAGTGAAAACGTGGAGAGTGAGGAGGATGATAGAGACTCTCTTCAGAGCTCTAGCTGTGTAAAGGACTCCAGGCTAGTGCTAAAGGAATCCTCCTTGTTTAACTCTCTGTCTGCCTCATCGACCTCTTCTCATGGGAGTTTAGCATCCCAGAAACATAATCCTAATCTTACAGAACAGCACTCCAAGCACTGGAGGACGGACAATTGGAAAACCATATCTTCTCCAGCTTGGTCGGATGTCAGTTCCTTATCGGACTCCACCAGGACGAGACTGACGAGCGAGTCAGACTACTCGTCCGAGGACTCGAGCTTAGAGTCACTAAAGCCAGTcaggaagaaaccagagcacaaaaagaaaaacaccccaCACAACACTGTTTCTGAGAAAAAGAATTCATTCCATAGCAATGTGGATGGAGCAATTCCAAAGCTGGACAAGGAGGGGAAGGTTGttaaaaagcataaaacaaaacacaaacataaaaacAAGGAGAAGGGGCAGTGTCCCATCAGCCAAgacattaaaataatcaaaacgTTTTCTTTTGAGTTTGAGGACTCTAAACAAAAGCCTGAGAAAGGCTTGATAGTAGAGACAGAAAATCCAGTCGAAAACAAATTGAAAGTGTTAAAGCATGAGCGAGAACACGgtaagaaggaggaaaagctcCCCAAGGgtaaagcagaggagaaggagtGGTTGTTTAAAGATGAGACTGGAAAATCCTCAAAAGAGGAGAAATCATTAAGAAAAGTCAAAGATGGTAGTAAAGACATGAGCAAATCCTTCAGAGAAGGATTAAGTaaatcagaaaaagagaaacctgtAAAGGAGAAGTCTCCCAAAGAGGAGAAGCCGAGAATAcacaaggaggagagaaagaagaagtcAAAGGACAAGCAGTCAAAATCTGAAAAGAAGAACgagctgaaggaggagaaggTTTCTAAACTAGAGAAGGAAAAATCCttcaaggaggagaaagaaaaatgcaaaaaagaaaaactttacagGGATGAGTCTGGGTTTGATGAGTTCAATAACAAAAACCAATTTCCCGAAAGCGAGGACACGAAGTTCAGCCTTTCGGATGATCAGCAAGAGAGGTGGTTCTCAGACTTGTCTTCTGATTCATCCTTCGATTTCAAAGGTGAAGATAGCTGGGATTCTCCAGTAACAGATTTCAGGGAGATTAAAAATGACACCGTGGCAAAACTAATCATAGAACCCGTGAAAGAGGAAATTAaggacaagaaaaaggaaaataaaacgaaagagaagaaggaatacAACGAGAAACGTAATGAAAAGGACACtttcttaaagaagaaagaaagggactATGTGGACAAAAGCTCCGAGAAGAAAAAGGACCAAACGGACAGACACAAAATTACTCCTAGTTATTTGCCTGAAAAGGATAAGAAAAGGAAGGATTCTGCAGAGAGTgtcaaggagaggaaagaaaaagatacaggTGAAAccaacaaagacagaaaagattcCTCTGATGGCTCTAAAGATCGAAAAGATACCAAAACGAAGCAGGAGGAGCCCTATCGAGATGACTTCAAAGAATACGGCTGCGAAACGTTCTTCAAGGATAAGTCTGACCCCGAATTCAGCGGTAAAACTCTGGAGAGTTGGGAGAGGCACCattctgggaaggaaaaggagaagaaggatGCTCccgataaagaaaaaaaagaaaaggtgaagccagaaaaatacaaggaaaaatccAAAGAAggtgagaaggagaaaaatgaaaaagctgctcCTGAGAAAATCCTGAAGGACAAAGAACTAGACAAgagtttcaaagagaaaaaagaaactaaagagaaatacaaagacTTGCACAGCAAAGACAAGGAAAGGAAGAGTTCTTTCGACCAGgttaaagagaagaaagagaaaaacttctCCGCAGATCGAGAGGACTTCTCCGAGAAAAAGGATGAgaagaaaggcaaggagaaaagcTGGTACAGCATTGCAGACATCTTCACAGATGAAAGCGAAGACGAGAGGGATGATTACAGCTTGTCTGGGTTCAAAGTCAGCGACTCCGCTGGGAGCGAAATGCATCGGCTGGACAGTCTGCAGGAGAAGGACGATGGCGCAGCTGCTGAGAAGGAGCTGTACCCCGACAAGCACCGCAAGTACTCCTCCGACCGGCAGCACTcaggagagaagcagaaagataAGGActccaaggagaagaaaaaggacaaagGCACAtcggaagggggaaaagagaagaaggagaagagttcctttgaaaaacacaaagagaagaaagagaaagactcTACCGAGAAGTACAAGGACAGGAAAGACAGAACGTCCATCGATTCCactcaagagaagaaaaacaagcaaaagctCCCAGAAAAGGTTGAAAAGAAACACGCCAATGACGACAAGGTGAAAAGCAAGCATAAGGAGAAGCCGGATAAAGAGCATTCCAAAGAGAAGAAGTCTTCGAAAGGAGGGGAGTCGGAGAAGAGCCTGCTGGAGAAATTGGAGGAGGAGGCTCTGAATGACTATAGAGATGACTCCAATGACAAAATCAGCGAGATCTCTTCTGACAGCTTCACCGATAGGGGACAAGATCCAGGACTGACCAGCCTCTTCGAGTCTTCTAACCTCTCTCTTACTGATGCCGCTGAAGAAAAGTTTAAGGACTCTCTCCCTTTACCCTGCTTGCAGGACAAACTCAAGGAGAAGGAGAGACACAGACATTCCTCATCTTCGTCAAAGAAAAgtcatgagaaagaaaaagcgaagaaggagaagacagagaaaaaggaaaaaacagaagaattcaaagactccagcagcagaaaggatTCCGCTCATTATGAAAAAGACTTCTCTGTGGATGGGGAGGCTTTTAGCACTTCCTACAACATGAAGGCAGAGCCTGATGAGGAACCAGAGAAAAGCATTGAttacttattttctgaaaagaaagataaaaatgattCTGAAAGAGAGCTGTCAAAGAAGgcggaaaaagaaaagacttacGGTTCCAGCACCATCAGCacagttaaagagaaaaagaagcgagataaacacaaggaaaaatggaaggaggaaaaggaaaagcatagAGACAAACATGCAGATGGTTTCTTTAAACATCACAAAGACGAGCCAAAGTCAACACTTAAAGACAAGGACAGTCCTCAAGTTACCACCTTTAAAGATAAATCAAAGGAGGACAACCTCAAATTCAGTGAAACCAAGCTGAAGGAGAAGCTCAAGGAGAACCAAGAGAAAGACAAATCAGAGTCAATAAAAATAAGCAATGGGAATGAAAAAATAACCCTTTCCAAAGACAGCGGCAAGAAAGACACCAGGCCAAGGGAGAAACTTCTGGGAGACGGTGATTTGATGATGACCAGCTTTGAGAGGATGCTAAGCCAGAAAGACCTGGAAATCGAGGAGCGCCACAAAAGGCACAAAGAGAGAATGaagcaaatggagaaaatgagGCACAGGTCCGGAGACCCCAAATTAAAGGACAAACTTAAAAGCTCGGAAGATGCGCGCAAGAGGAGTCTGGATCTGGCAGCGAAGAAGCCGTTAACGCTGGATACTCAGCTCAAGGACAAGAAACTTAAAGAATTGGGTCCACTGACTCCTATACTGTCTCCGGAAAACAAGGCGCAGCCTGCTGTTGGGACAGACTCTAAGGACTGGATAACGGGTCCTCAGCTGAAGGAGATCCTCCCGGCGTCTCCCAGGCCGGATCAGAACCGGCCGACGGGAGTCCCGACCCCAGCATCCGTCGTCTCTTGTCCAAGCTACGAGGAGGTGATGCAGACGCCCAGGACTCCTTCGTGCAGCAACGAAGACTACACGGACCTGATGTTTGAATGCGCGGACTCGCAGCACTCGCTGCCCATATCCACGATGTCCATGAACGcctgttctccatccttctttgaCAGATACACGAATGTTTCCAGCGGGCTCCCCGAGAATCCGAGTCAGACCCCGACTCGTACCATACCCTCCACGAACCTTTATCGTTCCATCTCGGTTGATATCAGAAGGGCACCTGAAGAAGAATTCAGTGTCGGGGATAAATTTTTCAGACAGCAAAGCGTCCCGGCAACATCAAATTACGACTCTCCAGTGCAGCATTTAATGGAGGAGAAAGTTCCCCTTCCTTCTGTTCCTGCGGAGAAGTTCCAGTGTTTATCTCCCGGGTATTACTCACCAGATTATGGGGTTTCGTCACCGAAAGTGGAAGCTTTGCACTGTGCGCCAGGAGCTGTCAGCGGAGTCGCCCAGTCGCCTGAAAGTGTCTTTTCTGGTTTACAAGCAAAATCCTCCCCTTCGCACAGAGATGAGTTGCTGGCTCCTTCGGTAGAAAGTGCTCTTCCCCCCGACCTCGGCATGCCCTTGGATACCACGGAAGAGCAGCAAGCTACTGCCTCCATTATGCCGCCAGAACCTACCTACTTACCACCAATTGAAGAAAACCATTTTAGTTCGGGTATGCCAGAACAAAACAATATAGACTGGGATAACCCTCCTTCCAGAAACCCTGACCCCGCCATTCCTCCCAGCCTGATGGGTAACCCAGCTGAGCACTCTGTCAGCTGGTCCGTGGGCTCAGAGCTTCTGATGAAATCTCCCCAGAGGTTCTCCGAGTCCCCCAAACCTCCGCTCTGTTCCCTAGAGCCCATTCATCCTACGCCGGTAGCCTTCATTCCCACGGATACTTCCTACCCCGTTTCTCCCATATCTTACCCTCTGTCAGTGTCTGAACCGGGGCTCGATGAAGTCAAGGAGGATGCTGAGGAAGCAGTTCCAGGAGAAATAGCACATGCCGAAGAGCAAGCTCCGTACATGTCCCCTACTAGGTTAGACACGTTCTTCAATAACTGCAAGCCTCTTCCAGAAGAAGCACCTGAGATACCTCCAGAGCCCCCTTGTATGCCAGCAGAACCTCAGGCAGAAGTTGTTAGCGCGCCAGAAAACAACTATTTGGAAAACAATAACGCCGCGCCTGCAAATACAGAGGAGGCGGTAACGTGGCCTGATCCCTTCACCAATACAGAAGATGACTTGGACCTTGGCCCCTTCTCGCTACCAGAGCTGCCGCTCCAACCTAAGGATGTTGCAGAGACGGAGATGACGGAGGCAGAAACGGTAGAAGAAAGCCCAGCAGCTGCTTCAGAGACAAGCGCTGGGATCATTAAAGCGAGCGCGTCCGTAATAGCGTCCGGTGAGCCGGAGGAGCCGCCAGCCAGCCAGGCGACTGCTGTCCTCCCCGTGGAGTCGGAGCCACAAGCAGAGGAGCAGAAACCAGAAGTGGCTGCGCAAGAAGCCACCTCAGAAGCGCTGAACGTAgctgaggagaaaggagcagaggaCTCGGAAGCACAGATTTTCCAGCAGACGCCGTCCGAGTCTGCTCAGACGGAAAGCAAAGAGGTGGAGGCCGTGCACGAAGACCTGTCTTCTTCTGGTGGGGTGGCAGAGAGCGGCTCCCAGACCTGTCCCCCACCCGTGGCCACCGCCGAGGGCAGCGTTTCACAGGAGGGTGCTGTGGCACGCGGTGGGAGCCAAGTCCCTTCGTCCCAGGCAGACGCACCTCCGAGCAACGCTCAAGCAGAAATCGTTGAACCAGTGCAAAAACCAGTAGCAGAAGCTCCCAAACCGCCCAAAATAGAAGAGATTCCTCAGCGGATTACCAGGAACCGGGCTCAGATGCTCGCCAACCAAAACAAGCAGAACGCCGCCTCTTCTGAGAAGGAATTTCCTCCCGTTTCTGCGCCCGCCACACGTGCCAAAGGCCGCATTACAGAGGAGGACGATTCCCAGGCTCAGCACCCGCGCAAGCGCCGGTTCCAGCGCTCcaaccagcagctgcagcagcagatcAACACGTCCACGCAGCAGACGAGGGAGATGATACAGCAAACACTGGCAGCTATCGTAGATGCTATAAAACTGGACGACATTGAACCTTATCACAGTGACAGGTCCAACCCCTACTTTGAGTACCTCCAGATCAGGAAAAAGATTGAAGAGAAGCGGAAAATCCTCTGCTATATTACTCCCCAGGCTCCGCAGTGCTACGCTGAATATGTCACCTATACAGGCTCCTACCTGTTGGATGGCAAGCCTCTAAGCAAGCTCCATATTCCAGTG ATCGCCCCGCCGCCGTCGCTCGCGGAGCCTCTGAAGGAGCTCTTCAAGCAGCAGGAAGCCGTCCGGGGGAAGCTGCGGCTCCAGCACAGCATAGAGCGG GAGAAGCTCATCGTCTCCTGCGAGCAGGAGATCCTGAGAGTTCATTGTCGGGCAGCAAGGACTATTGCCAACCAGGCTGTGCCCTTCAGTGCCTGCACCATGCTGCTGGACTCCGAGGTCTATAACATGCCTCTAGAAAATCAG GGAGACGAAAACAAATCGGTCAGAGACCGTTTCAACGCGCGACAGTTCATTTCCTGGTTGCAAGACGTGGACGACAAGTACGATCGAATGAAG ACGTGCCTGCTCATGCGACAGCAACACGAAGCTGCCGCCTTGAACGCAGTGCAAAGGATGGAGTGGCAGCTGAAGGTGCAGGAGCTGGACCCCGCGGGGCACAAATCCCTCTGCGTGAACGAGGTGCCCTCGTTCTATGTGCCAATGGTCGACGTGAACGATGACTTTGTGCTCTTGCCGGCATGA